A DNA window from Aquarana catesbeiana isolate 2022-GZ linkage group LG01, ASM4218655v1, whole genome shotgun sequence contains the following coding sequences:
- the CCDC112 gene encoding coiled-coil domain-containing protein 112 isoform X1, protein MATLATAEEREEASQQDDGSFFSGAEREYNVQNWKIKAEQAKKAEFFREAEKLKHQITLIEKDRNGLLSNKKNDFQAEHGTLEEYEQKLTNGRRAEKMKTQQHLSKIHNHVKRLQLQLKDVKPTSEFVEKLREMMEEVDNAISAFKEEQRIIYEDLLKEEKTTLIELTAMEKKIEASFINPPERSFKAPSGKALSGGILSSQLPEEVVAFEKFLQQTGGRLGGWDDYDHQSFLKVWTKHKCKPGYLEEALAYLPSRTREDIQLHEAWYQELLFLEEKKKEAIYKWKSRKQQEKQEISKIQEKTKEITESDKQQKDEAQKQKLEEERRKRQQEIEAWKRQKEIEAAAKLEAELKEEEDQQRKQRKERQRQLEVKLIVEEHARIRKEQEEFLQLEREMREEAEREEKRRLAAMEIYRFQDRDQRKIEEKVQEKRAKEEEAKEKEKRLEKLKEKVQVHVDRDPSRLCKLTKGWEERFKNTGPSGTTPLLHIPHRAVPSWRQGL, encoded by the exons GATGACGGGAGTTTTTTCAGTGGTGCGGAGAGAGAGTATAATGTGCAAAACTGGAAGATTAAAGCGGAGCAAGCAAAAAAAGCAGAATTCTTCCGTGAAGCTGAAAAACTTAAACATCA aataaCGCTTATTGAGAAAGACAGAAATGGGCTTCTCTCTAACAAGAAAAACGACTTCCAGGCCGAGCACGGCACGCTGGAAGAATATGAGCAAAAGCTGACAAATGGCAGAAGAGCAGAAA AAATGAAAACTCAACAGCATCTTTCAAAAATTCATAACCATGTAAAGCGACTCCAACTCCAATTAAAAGATGTGAAGCCTACTTCAGAAT ttgtagAGAAACTTAGAGAAATGATGGAAGAAGTAGACAACGCTATCAGTGCCTTTAAAGAAGAACAACGAATAAT TTATGAAGACCTATTAAAGGAAGAAAAGACCACCTTAATTGAGCTGACTGCCATGGAGAAAAAAATAGAGGCATCATTCATTAATCCACCTGAAAGATCCTTCAAGGCTCCTTCTGGAAAAGCCCTGTCGGGTGGCATTCTCTCCAGCCAGCTCCCAGAAGAAGTGGTGGCttttgaaaaatttctgcagcagaCTGGAGGCCGTCTGGGAGGATGGGATGACTATGACCACCAGAGCTTCCTGAAAGTGTGGACCAAACACAAATGTAAGCCTGGTTACTTGGAAGAGGCCCTGGCATACTTGCCTAGCAGGACACGGGAGGACATCCAGCTACATGAGGCCTGGTATCAGGAGCTTCTCTTtttggaagaaaagaaaaaggaa GCTATTTACAAGTGGAAATCTAGGAAACAGCAAGAAAAACAAGAAATATCAAAAATTCAAGAAAAGACCAAAGAAATAACAGAATCTGATAAGCAACAAAAGGATGAAGCTCAGAAGCAGAAgttagaagaagaaagaaggaaacgGCAGCAGGAAATAGAGGCCTGGAAGAGGCAGAAGGAAATAGAGGCTGCCGCAAAGCTTGAGGCAGAGCTAAAAGAAGAGGAAGATCAGCAGAGAAAACAGAGAAAGGAGCGCCAGCGGCAGCTGGAAGTCAAACTCATAGTGGAAGAACATGCAAGAATTAGGAAGGAGCAAGAAGAGTTTCTACAGCTGGAAAGAGAGATGAGGGAAGAAGCTgagagggaggagaagaggaggctGGCTGCAATGGAGATCTATAGATTTCAGGACAGG GATCAGAGAAAAATTGAGGAAAAAGTGCAAGAAAAAAGAGCCAAAGAAGAAGAAGCGAAAGAAAAAGAGAAGCGACTGGAGAAATTAAAAGAAAAG GTACAAGTTCATGTTGATAGAGATCCTTCCAGGCTATGTAAGCTTACAAAAGGATGGGAAGAGCGCTTCAAAAATACAGGGCCGTCGGGAACAACTCCACTTTTACACATTCCTCATcg
- the CCDC112 gene encoding coiled-coil domain-containing protein 112 isoform X2 gives MKTQQHLSKIHNHVKRLQLQLKDVKPTSEFVEKLREMMEEVDNAISAFKEEQRIIYEDLLKEEKTTLIELTAMEKKIEASFINPPERSFKAPSGKALSGGILSSQLPEEVVAFEKFLQQTGGRLGGWDDYDHQSFLKVWTKHKCKPGYLEEALAYLPSRTREDIQLHEAWYQELLFLEEKKKEAIYKWKSRKQQEKQEISKIQEKTKEITESDKQQKDEAQKQKLEEERRKRQQEIEAWKRQKEIEAAAKLEAELKEEEDQQRKQRKERQRQLEVKLIVEEHARIRKEQEEFLQLEREMREEAEREEKRRLAAMEIYRFQDRDQRKIEEKVQEKRAKEEEAKEKEKRLEKLKEKVQVHVDRDPSRLCKLTKGWEERFKNTGPSGTTPLLHIPHRAVPSWRQGL, from the exons ATGAAAACTCAACAGCATCTTTCAAAAATTCATAACCATGTAAAGCGACTCCAACTCCAATTAAAAGATGTGAAGCCTACTTCAGAAT ttgtagAGAAACTTAGAGAAATGATGGAAGAAGTAGACAACGCTATCAGTGCCTTTAAAGAAGAACAACGAATAAT TTATGAAGACCTATTAAAGGAAGAAAAGACCACCTTAATTGAGCTGACTGCCATGGAGAAAAAAATAGAGGCATCATTCATTAATCCACCTGAAAGATCCTTCAAGGCTCCTTCTGGAAAAGCCCTGTCGGGTGGCATTCTCTCCAGCCAGCTCCCAGAAGAAGTGGTGGCttttgaaaaatttctgcagcagaCTGGAGGCCGTCTGGGAGGATGGGATGACTATGACCACCAGAGCTTCCTGAAAGTGTGGACCAAACACAAATGTAAGCCTGGTTACTTGGAAGAGGCCCTGGCATACTTGCCTAGCAGGACACGGGAGGACATCCAGCTACATGAGGCCTGGTATCAGGAGCTTCTCTTtttggaagaaaagaaaaaggaa GCTATTTACAAGTGGAAATCTAGGAAACAGCAAGAAAAACAAGAAATATCAAAAATTCAAGAAAAGACCAAAGAAATAACAGAATCTGATAAGCAACAAAAGGATGAAGCTCAGAAGCAGAAgttagaagaagaaagaaggaaacgGCAGCAGGAAATAGAGGCCTGGAAGAGGCAGAAGGAAATAGAGGCTGCCGCAAAGCTTGAGGCAGAGCTAAAAGAAGAGGAAGATCAGCAGAGAAAACAGAGAAAGGAGCGCCAGCGGCAGCTGGAAGTCAAACTCATAGTGGAAGAACATGCAAGAATTAGGAAGGAGCAAGAAGAGTTTCTACAGCTGGAAAGAGAGATGAGGGAAGAAGCTgagagggaggagaagaggaggctGGCTGCAATGGAGATCTATAGATTTCAGGACAGG GATCAGAGAAAAATTGAGGAAAAAGTGCAAGAAAAAAGAGCCAAAGAAGAAGAAGCGAAAGAAAAAGAGAAGCGACTGGAGAAATTAAAAGAAAAG GTACAAGTTCATGTTGATAGAGATCCTTCCAGGCTATGTAAGCTTACAAAAGGATGGGAAGAGCGCTTCAAAAATACAGGGCCGTCGGGAACAACTCCACTTTTACACATTCCTCATcg